Proteins from a single region of Neomonachus schauinslandi chromosome 10, ASM220157v2, whole genome shotgun sequence:
- the ACP1 gene encoding low molecular weight phosphotyrosine protein phosphatase isoform X3, with protein sequence MAEQLSKSVLFVCLGNICRSPIAEAVFRKLVTDQKLSDHWRIDSAATSTYEIGNPPDYRGQSCMKKHGIPMNHTARQVLYWNLKVHMCVLCCSGSLTAALFLTGTWAGHQIQEL encoded by the exons ATGGCTGAGCAGCTGTCGAAGTCTGTGCTCTTCGTGTGTCTGG GTAACATCTGTCGGTCACCCATTGCAGAAGCAGTTTTCAGAAAACTTGTAACTGATCAAAAGCTTTCAGATCAT TGGAGGATAGACAGTGCAGCGACATCCACGTATGAAATAGGAAACCCTCCTGATTATCGAGGGCAGAGTTGCATGAAGAAGCATGGTATCCCCATGAATCACACTGCCCGGCAGGTACTGTACTGGAACTTGAAGGTGCACATGTGTGTTCTGTGTTGCAGTGGGTCATTGACAGCGGCGCTGTTTCTGACTGGAACGTGGGCCGGTCACCAGATCCAAGAACTCTGA